One Tolypothrix bouteillei VB521301 DNA window includes the following coding sequences:
- a CDS encoding FAD-dependent oxidoreductase: MNVIIVGAGPTGLFLAHRLLARNPSYKVKIYESNKNPIDLEYCDSKEFGLGLGARIQNWFKSIDGLEEQLVSQGINFPSGLILIPRRQLCALLLRSLLTLYGERESNENSRLWINFNTPVVNVDLTHREIIIDGDTGSEKVPYDLLIGADGIYSTIRSAMMVSKPDKNNFQQQQRPHVWKVLQIPVQPELQQHPSRIIRLQKHSPQFGLIFGALLPQKESSFNALIFWQPVGSSDTNNPCGVSTVEELQQLLQQMSPKNLPAFKLDSNEAETFLAAQPGNEYWSQCSCYHDLEGSAVLIGDAAHGMFSILGQGCTAAVADAVALDSLLQQHSDRLSIVLPEFSRQQVKEGHAASDLNLIALIVYHRWLGLLYKVITLIWVIVLRQPSIFARVNQVDTNYVQVLHENRLWVWLAKKLLLSNPT, encoded by the coding sequence ATGAATGTAATCATTGTTGGTGCGGGACCGACTGGTTTATTTTTAGCACATAGATTGCTAGCCCGAAATCCAAGCTACAAAGTAAAAATTTACGAATCTAACAAAAATCCCATTGATTTAGAGTACTGCGATAGCAAAGAATTTGGTTTAGGATTGGGTGCAAGAATCCAAAATTGGTTCAAAAGTATTGATGGTTTGGAGGAACAATTAGTCTCTCAAGGCATAAACTTTCCTAGTGGATTGATCTTGATTCCGCGTCGTCAGTTGTGTGCGTTACTATTGCGATCGCTACTGACTCTTTATGGCGAGCGCGAGTCCAATGAAAACTCACGGCTATGGATAAACTTTAACACTCCAGTAGTAAATGTCGATCTTACACATCGCGAGATTATCATTGACGGAGACACTGGTTCTGAAAAAGTGCCATACGATCTCTTAATCGGGGCGGATGGAATTTACTCAACCATCAGAAGTGCCATGATGGTTTCAAAACCAGACAAAAATAATTTTCAACAGCAGCAACGACCGCACGTCTGGAAAGTGCTGCAAATACCCGTACAACCAGAACTACAACAACATCCGTCCCGCATCATTCGACTTCAAAAGCACAGCCCTCAGTTTGGTCTAATTTTTGGTGCTTTGTTACCGCAAAAAGAAAGTAGTTTCAATGCACTAATATTCTGGCAACCAGTAGGTAGTAGCGACACCAACAATCCATGTGGAGTGTCAACAGTAGAAGAATTGCAGCAGTTATTACAACAAATGTCTCCAAAGAACTTGCCTGCATTCAAACTCGATAGCAATGAAGCTGAGACATTCTTGGCAGCCCAGCCAGGAAATGAATACTGGAGTCAGTGTTCCTGCTATCACGATCTAGAAGGTAGCGCAGTCCTAATTGGAGATGCTGCACATGGAATGTTTAGTATTTTAGGACAAGGTTGTACTGCGGCTGTTGCAGATGCAGTTGCACTTGACTCGTTACTTCAGCAGCACAGCGATCGATTGTCCATCGTCTTACCAGAATTTTCCCGTCAGCAAGTTAAAGAAGGTCATGCTGCTTCTGACCTCAACCTAATTGCACTTATAGTTTACCACCGATGGTTAGGTCTTCTCTACAAAGTTATTACTTTAATATGGGTAATTGTATTAAGACAGCCGAGCATCTTTGCTAGAGTCAATCAAGTAGATACTAATTACGTGCAGGTACTACATGAAAATAGATTGTGGGTATGGCTTGCTAAAAAACTACTTCTAAGCAATCCTACTTAA
- a CDS encoding CsbD family protein: MSTENRVEATAKNIEGKIQEAVGEVTGNPKDKAEGQAKQREAAVEHTVENIKDEKKEAIDRSY; the protein is encoded by the coding sequence ATGAGTACTGAAAATAGAGTGGAAGCAACCGCTAAAAACATCGAAGGCAAAATCCAAGAAGCAGTTGGTGAAGTAACTGGCAATCCTAAAGATAAAGCAGAAGGTCAGGCAAAACAGAGAGAAGCTGCAGTTGAGCATACTGTAGAAAACATCAAAGACGAAAAAAAGGAAGCCATAGATAGATCTTATTAG
- a CDS encoding RNA-guided endonuclease InsQ/TnpB family protein, with product MRSAYQYKLRPTKVQVVEIDRWLSMLCAQYNYLLADRFHWYEQNRSPVNACPLVCHLPELRDNPDYYSQKKTLPELKKTHPHYGDIYSQVLQDVVKRVKVTFDRFLKGDSNGKKSGKPRFKSRSRYKTFTYPQMKEDCLQDDLINLPKLGLIKVVLHRQLPTGFKIKTASVTKKADGYYITLSLEDPTVPTVKPDINPESITGIDLGLKEFLTTSEGEAVAIPKHYRKAQKRLRVVTKRVSRRKKGSKGRQKAVKQLGKQHKKVADKRRDFHFKTANHLLKKYDVIVHEDLNIKGLSKSSLAKSVHDAGWSSFLSILANKAENAGLLVIAVNPKNTSQDCSNCGAKVPKKLHERWHSCPHCSCSLDRDRNAAINIKKRADGHTVLKAKSLLSNSRIVLEAYTYCFSVSVGDVTENQSQVEEARLWLPQLRTIALPTIEQD from the coding sequence ATGAGGTCTGCATACCAGTACAAACTACGTCCAACAAAAGTCCAAGTTGTAGAGATAGATAGATGGCTATCTATGTTATGCGCTCAGTATAACTATTTGTTGGCAGATAGATTTCATTGGTATGAACAAAACCGTAGTCCTGTTAATGCTTGCCCACTAGTTTGTCACCTACCTGAATTAAGAGATAATCCTGACTATTACTCTCAAAAGAAAACATTGCCTGAGCTTAAGAAAACTCATCCCCACTACGGTGATATTTATTCACAAGTGTTACAAGATGTAGTTAAACGAGTTAAGGTAACTTTTGACCGTTTTCTTAAAGGCGATAGCAATGGTAAAAAAAGTGGTAAACCAAGGTTTAAATCTAGAAGTAGATACAAAACCTTTACTTATCCTCAGATGAAAGAAGACTGCTTGCAGGATGACTTGATTAATCTCCCAAAATTGGGGTTAATAAAAGTTGTTTTGCATCGTCAACTGCCTACTGGTTTCAAAATTAAAACTGCCTCTGTCACCAAAAAAGCAGATGGATACTACATCACTTTAAGTCTAGAAGACCCTACAGTTCCTACTGTTAAACCTGACATTAATCCCGAATCGATTACTGGCATTGACCTGGGATTGAAGGAGTTTTTGACAACCTCTGAAGGTGAAGCTGTTGCTATTCCAAAACATTATAGGAAAGCACAAAAACGATTAAGAGTAGTCACCAAGCGAGTATCTAGACGTAAAAAGGGCAGTAAAGGGAGACAAAAAGCAGTTAAGCAACTAGGTAAGCAACATAAAAAAGTTGCTGATAAACGTCGGGATTTTCATTTCAAAACTGCTAATCATTTACTCAAAAAGTATGATGTCATAGTCCATGAAGATTTAAATATCAAAGGACTTTCAAAGTCCAGTCTAGCAAAGTCAGTTCATGATGCTGGGTGGTCAAGCTTTTTATCAATTCTTGCAAATAAAGCCGAAAATGCTGGTTTGCTTGTGATAGCTGTTAACCCAAAAAACACATCTCAAGATTGTTCTAATTGTGGGGCTAAAGTTCCTAAAAAACTGCATGAGAGATGGCATAGTTGTCCTCATTGCTCATGCAGCTTGGATAGGGATCGTAATGCTGCGATTAATATAAAGAAAAGGGCGGATGGGCATACCGTTCTTAAAGCCAAGAGTCTCCTAAGCAATAGCCGGATTGTCTTGGAAGCCTACACTTACTGCTTCTCAGTAAGTGTAGGAGATGTCACTGAAAATCAATCACAGGTTGAAGAAGCAAGGTTATGGCTCCCACAACTACGAACGATAGCGTTACCCACAATAGAACAAGATTAG